Proteins from a single region of Cydia strobilella chromosome 2, ilCydStro3.1, whole genome shotgun sequence:
- the LOC134748714 gene encoding uncharacterized protein LOC134748714 yields the protein MYGTFGGKVDWTRCHFEIKPPDSITGVRHFLVGNANDKGVMRNILVTTEEYGEFSFQEDVPDQWLMLRNLVLLRDCGTGEVVVFTRSPHMTKIEDIVQALQDLGEEMVGKMLCDEDEDWLDDMP from the exons ATGTACGGCACATTCGGCGGAAAGGTGGACTGGACGCGGTGCCACTTCGAGATCAAGCCACCGGACTCCATCACCGGGGTGAGACACTTCCTTGTAGGCAACGCGAACGACAAGGGGGTGATGAGGAACATACTGGTCACGACAGAAGAATACG GCGAGTTCTCATTCCAAGAAGATGTCCCTGACCAGTGGCTGATGCTGCGGAACCTGGTACTTCTCCGTGATTGCGGGACAGGAGAAGTAGTGGTATTCACCAG ATCTCCTCACATGACGAAAATAGAAGATATCGTGCAAGCGCTGCAGGATTTGGGGGAGGAAATGGTAGGCAAGATGCTGTGTGATGAGGACGAGGATTGGTTAGACGACATGCCTTAA